A window from Culex pipiens pallens isolate TS chromosome 3, TS_CPP_V2, whole genome shotgun sequence encodes these proteins:
- the LOC120426338 gene encoding sodium-independent sulfate anion transporter, with product MGLTQAEKVIPGVRWLRGYSARFAVADLIAGITVGLTVLPQGLAYATLAGLEPQYGLYSAFVGGLMYALIGGCREVTIGPTALLALMTSRHTGHGGESGPHFAILLCFLSGIVELAMAVLRLGALVDLISLPVTVGFTSATALIIGASQLKALLGIRGGSGSGFAETIKTVIEKFGEARVSDSVLGFASIAVLLAMRKLKDIKTPADASKGRKTFGVALWLFATARNALLVLVTSSIAFYYDSKGERPFILTGTVKSGIPGFHVPPFSTQLPGPNNTSTEVGFVGMVSELGINIALVPVIAVLGNVAISKAFGGSGINPTKELVALSLSNIVGSFFSSIPVTGSFSRSAVNHASGVKTPIGGIYTGALVLLALGLLTPYFQFIPKAALSAVIISAVIFMIEYEVIRPLWKCNKRELIPGAVTFVLSLIIGVELGLLAGVLADLAFVVYRTARPHISAELETTSSEVPFIIIRPRHSLLYFPAVEWVRNGISKAIKSHGNIPVVLDCRTVNEFDYTAATGLGALRKELDTKKIPLVVLGPSNEVRKMLRETLKSSLLVASNEEELDAVLLELSCESRKGELREVVLPLLPQVSAEQESPPTTAVDIEE from the exons ATGGGCCTAACGCAGGCTGAAAAGGTGATACCGGGAGTGCGATGGCTTCGCGGGTACAGTGCACGGTTTGCGGTGGCCGATTTGATTGCTGGGATTACGGTTGGACTTACGGTTTTGCCGCAGGGGTTGGCGTACGCTACGCTAGCCGGATTGGAGCCCCAGTACGGGTTGTACTCGGCGTTCGTTGGTGGGTTGATGTACGCGTTGATTGGAGGTTGTCGTGAAGTTACCATTGGACCAACCGCCCTGCTAGCACTGATGACCAGTCGGCACACCGGGCATGGTGGTGAATCGGGACCGCACTTTGCCATCCTGCTGTGCTTCCTGTCCGGAATTGTGGAGCTGGCGATGGCCGTGTTGCGACTCGGTGCCCTCGTTGACCTGATTTCACTGCCGGTAACCGTTGGGTTCACATCGGCCACGGCACTGATCATCGGAGCATCCCAGCTGAAGGCGCTGCTGGGTATTCGCGGAGGATCTGGTTCCGGGTTTGCCGAAACGATCAAAACCGTGATTGAAAAGTTTGGCGAAGCTCGCGTTTCGGACAGTGTGCTCGGATTTGCGTCGATTGCCGTGCTGTTGGCGATGAGG AAACTCAAGGACATCAAAACTCCCGCTGATGCCAGCAAGGGTCGGAAAACGTTCGGCGTCGCCCTGTGGCTGTTTGCAACAGCCCGTAACGCCCTGCTCGTACTGGTCACCAGCTCTATCGCCTTCTATTACGACTCCAAGGGCGAGCGGCCTTTCATCCTGACCGGTACCGTCAAGAGTGGCATCCCCGGATTCCACGTGCCACCGTTCTCCACGCAACTGCCCGGACCTAACAACACCAGCACGGAGGTCGGCTTCGTCGGGATGGTTTCGGAACTTGGGATCAACATCGCACTGGTGCCGGTAATTGCCGTGCTCGGAAATGTGGCCATTTCGAAGGCCTTTGGTGGAAGTGGCATCAACCCGACCAAGGAACTGGTAGCGTTGTCGCTGAGCAACATTGTGGGATCATTCTTCAGCTCGATTCCGGTGACCGGATCCTTCTCCAGAAGTGCCGTCAACCATGCTAGTGGTGTAAAGACGCCGATCGGTGGAATCTACACCGGAGCGCTTGTTCTGCTAGCTTTGGGACTGCTAACGCCATACTTCCAGTTCATTCCCAAGGCAGCGCTCAGTGCGGTCATCATTTCGGCGGTCATCTTCATGATAGAGTATGAAGTCATTCGACCACTTTGGAAATGTAACAAACGAGAGTTGATTCCCGGTGCGGTCACCTTCGTCCTAAGCTTGATCATTGGAGTCGAGCTGGGCCTGCTAGCCGGAGTCCTAGCCGACCTCGCGTTTGTAGTCTACAGAACGGCTCGTCCTCACATCAGTGCCGAGCTGGAGACGACCTCGTCCGAAGTTCCCTTCATTATTATTCGGCCACGCCACAGCTTGCTGTACTTCCCGGCGGTCGAGTGGGTACGGAATGGCATTTCAAAGGCCATCAAAAGCCACGGCAACATCCCGGTTGTGCTGGACTGCCGAACCGTTAACG AGTTTGACTACACGGCCGCGACCGGCCTGGGAGCGCTCCGGAAGGAGCTGGACACCAAAAAGATTCCCCTGGTGGTGCTGGGACCGTCCAACGAGGTGCGTAAAATGCTTCGCGAAACGCTGAAGAGCTCGCTGTTGGTAGCGAGCAACGAGGAAGAGCTGGACGCGGTGCTGCTCGAGTTGAGCTGCGAAAGCCGGAAGGGCGAGTTGCGGGAGGTTGTTCTGCCACTGTTGCCACAGGTCAGTGCGGAGCAGGAGAGTCCCCCGACGACAGCGGTCGATATTGAGGAATAA
- the LOC120426327 gene encoding phosphate carrier protein, mitochondrial-like: MFSALLDAARNSPFKAPFTKVQCEPTTTEAGSTSLVPSRTIAAAASKEVEFGSNEFFGLCAVGGILSCGITHTAVVPLDLVKCRLQVDQAKYKNLFHGFKVTIAEEGARGLAKGWAPTFFGYSAQGAFKFGLYEVFKIQYANMLGEENAYLYRTWVYLAASASAEFFADIALSPLEAAKVKIQTMPGFAGTMREAFPKMMGEEGITAFYKGLVPLWCRQIPYTMMKFACFEKTVELLYKHVVPKPRSDCTKGEQLVVTFAAGYIAGVFCAVVSHPADVVVSKLNQAKGSSAIDVAKKLGFMGMWNGLTPRIIMIGTLTALQWFIYDGVKVALSIPRPPPPEMPESLKKKLGVE; the protein is encoded by the exons ATGTTCTCCGCCCTGCTGGACGCCGCCCGCAACTCCCCGTTCAAGGCCCCCTTCACCAAGGTGCAATGTGAGCCCACGACGACGGAAGCCGGTTCCACGAGCCTGGTGCCGTCGCGCACgatcgccgccgccgccagtAAGGAGGTCGAGTTCGGCTCGAACGAATTCTTCGGCCTGTGCGCCGTCGGCGGTATCCTGTCCTGTGGTATTACGCACACGGCCGTCGTGCCGCTCGATCTGGTCAAGTGCCGGCTGCAGGTCGACCAAGCCAAGTACAAGAACCTGTTCCACGGCTTCAAGGTCACCATCGCCGAGGAGGGCGCTCGCGGTCTGGCCAAGGGATGGGCCCCGACCTTCTTCGGATACTCGGCACAG GGTGCCTTCAAGTTCGGTCTGTATGAGGTGTTCAAAATCCAGTACGCCAACATGCTGGGCGAGGAGAACGCGTACCTGTACCGCACCTGGGTGTACCTGGCCGCGTCCGCCTCGGCCGAGTTCTTCGCCGACATTGCGCTGTCCCCGCTGGAGGCCGCCAAGGTCAAGATCCAGACCATGCCCGGATTCGCCGGCACGATGCGCGAGGCCTTCCCCAAGATGATGGGCGAGGAGGGCATTACGGCGTTCTACAAGGGTCTGGTGCCGCTGTGGTGCCGCCAGATTCCGTACACCATGATGAAGTTCGCTTGCTTCGAGAAGACCGTCGAGCTGCTGTACAA gcaCGTCGTACCGAAGCCACGTTCCGACTGCACCAAGGGCGAACAGCTGGTGGTGACGTTCGCCGCCGGCTACATTGCCGGAGTGTTCTGCGCCGTGGTTTCGCACCCGGCCGATGTGGTCGTGTCCAAGCTGAACCAGGCCAAGGGATCGAGCGCGATCGATGTGGCCAAGAAGCTCGGCTTCATGGGAATGTGGAACGGTTTGACCCCGCGTATCATTATGATCGGTACGTTGACCGCCCTGCAGTGGTTCATCTACGACGGCGTGAAGGTTGCCCTGTCCATCCCGCGCCCACCCCCGCCAGAGATGCCCGAGTCGCTGAAGAAGAAGCTGGGCGTTGAGTAA